A DNA window from Meiothermus cerbereus DSM 11376 contains the following coding sequences:
- the aspS gene encoding aspartate--tRNA ligase, with translation MRRTLYCGHLRKEHAGQTVVLEGWVNRRRDLGGLIFIDLRDREGLAQVVVSPEASCFAEADRLRSEWVVRVEGKVQLRPADQVNPRLATGAVEVIAERLEVLAEAKTPPFPIDAGWRGEEDQQVSEEVRLKNRVVDLRRKRLHQNLRLRHQVITAIYSFLDGEGFISVETPYLTRSTPEGARDFLVPSRLEPGHFYALPQSPQLFKQMLMVAGYDRYFQIARCFRDEDLRADRQPDFTQLDIEMSFVTQDDIIALNERLAAHILRETKGLELTLPFPRLSYAEAMNRYGSDKPDLRFGLELQEVTEVFKGGEFRAFAAAETVKALVVPSLLSRREIEELEAIAKSKGAAGLAWARYEQAALSGGIARFIPPNLPQMLQLSEGQTLLFVAGPWRKTVECLGAVRLELGKRLGLIEPGYRFLWVVDFPLLEWDEEASRWTYMHHPFTSPNLDDLHLLDTDPGKVRAYAYDFVLNGSEIGGGSIRIHRRELQERMFALLGISAEEAQQKFGFLLEALSYGAPPHGGIAWGLDRFVAHLAGEESIREVIAFPKNKEGKETLTGAPAPVDEVQLAAVGLAIRSKV, from the coding sequence ATGCGTCGAACGCTTTACTGTGGTCATTTACGCAAAGAACATGCCGGTCAAACCGTGGTGCTGGAGGGCTGGGTTAACCGCCGGCGCGACCTGGGCGGGCTCATCTTTATCGATCTGCGCGACCGCGAGGGCCTGGCCCAGGTCGTCGTTAGCCCCGAGGCTTCCTGCTTTGCTGAGGCCGACCGGCTGCGTTCGGAATGGGTGGTACGGGTAGAGGGTAAGGTTCAACTTCGCCCTGCTGACCAGGTCAACCCCAGGCTTGCCACCGGGGCAGTGGAAGTGATTGCCGAGCGCCTGGAAGTGCTCGCAGAAGCCAAGACCCCTCCCTTCCCCATCGACGCGGGTTGGCGCGGCGAGGAAGACCAGCAAGTGAGCGAAGAGGTACGACTCAAAAACCGCGTGGTGGACTTACGTCGCAAACGGCTACACCAGAATTTGCGCCTGCGCCACCAAGTGATCACAGCGATTTATAGCTTTTTGGATGGTGAGGGCTTTATCAGCGTTGAAACCCCTTACCTGACACGCTCTACCCCAGAGGGTGCTCGCGATTTTCTGGTGCCCTCGAGGCTCGAGCCCGGCCACTTTTATGCCCTGCCCCAGTCGCCTCAACTGTTCAAGCAGATGCTGATGGTCGCCGGCTACGACCGCTACTTCCAGATTGCCCGCTGTTTCCGCGACGAAGACCTGCGGGCCGACCGCCAGCCTGATTTTACCCAGCTCGATATAGAGATGTCCTTCGTCACCCAGGACGACATCATCGCGCTTAACGAGCGGCTGGCCGCCCACATCCTACGTGAGACCAAAGGCCTCGAGCTGACCCTCCCCTTCCCCCGCCTGAGCTATGCCGAGGCCATGAACCGCTACGGCTCCGACAAGCCCGATCTGCGCTTTGGCCTCGAGCTGCAAGAGGTTACCGAGGTGTTCAAAGGCGGCGAGTTCAGGGCCTTTGCGGCGGCCGAGACGGTCAAGGCCCTGGTGGTGCCCAGCCTGTTGTCGCGCCGGGAAATTGAGGAGCTCGAGGCCATTGCCAAAAGCAAAGGCGCAGCAGGGCTGGCCTGGGCCAGGTACGAGCAGGCCGCGCTTTCGGGCGGGATCGCTAGGTTCATACCTCCCAACCTGCCGCAGATGTTACAGCTAAGCGAGGGCCAGACCCTGCTGTTTGTGGCCGGCCCCTGGCGTAAAACGGTAGAGTGCCTGGGGGCGGTGCGGCTCGAGCTCGGCAAACGGCTTGGCCTGATCGAACCCGGTTACAGGTTTTTGTGGGTGGTGGACTTCCCCCTGCTGGAGTGGGACGAGGAGGCGAGCCGCTGGACCTATATGCACCACCCTTTTACCAGCCCCAATCTCGATGATCTGCACCTGCTGGACACCGACCCCGGAAAGGTGCGGGCCTACGCCTACGACTTTGTGCTCAACGGCAGCGAGATTGGCGGCGGCTCTATACGCATACATCGGCGCGAGCTGCAAGAACGTATGTTCGCCCTGCTGGGCATCAGTGCAGAAGAAGCCCAACAGAAGTTTGGCTTTCTGCTCGAGGCCCTGTCTTACGGCGCGCCACCCCACGGCGGCATCGCCTGGGGGCTTGACCGCTTTGTGGCCCACCTGGCCGGCGAGGAATCCATCCGCGAGGTCATTGCTTTCCCCAAGAACAAGGAAGGCAAGGAAACCCTCACCGGCGCTCCGGCCCCGGTGGATGAGGTCCAGCTGGCTGCGGTGGGACTGGCCATAAGGAGCAAGGTATGA
- a CDS encoding HAD family hydrolase codes for MNRPIQLVLIDVDGTLFGPNGVPPCAWDAVARARAAGLHLSICTGRPGRGFALEYARRLDPQGLHIFESGAVIVSGTGQVVRASDLPRQVYQRLIELGRVYGVPFEVYTAEGGFYRESHHPDLLTHERMLGFSAQEDSLDRLNQKIVRIQFVWRPSPTWQKVRAQIAQMPDVELHEATSPGMPGVGFSSVTAAGVSKRAAAAWVAAELGLNLRHCAMVGDGENDLELIRAAGLGIAMGNAPEVVKQAANLVVGTVDECGLEQALEAVVAQSHRALFHDKTCS; via the coding sequence ATGAATCGACCCATCCAGCTTGTGCTGATTGACGTTGATGGTACGCTGTTTGGCCCCAATGGCGTACCCCCGTGCGCCTGGGATGCCGTCGCACGTGCCAGGGCAGCGGGGCTGCATCTGAGCATTTGCACCGGGCGGCCTGGGCGCGGTTTTGCCCTCGAGTACGCCAGGCGACTGGATCCCCAGGGTCTGCATATTTTTGAGTCTGGGGCCGTGATTGTTTCTGGTACAGGCCAGGTGGTACGGGCATCAGACCTACCCCGTCAGGTCTACCAGCGCCTGATCGAGTTGGGCAGGGTGTATGGCGTGCCATTTGAGGTCTACACCGCTGAAGGTGGCTTTTATCGTGAAAGCCACCACCCCGACCTGCTTACGCACGAGCGCATGCTGGGCTTTTCAGCGCAGGAAGATAGTTTAGACAGACTTAATCAGAAGATAGTGCGGATACAGTTTGTCTGGCGCCCCTCACCCACCTGGCAGAAGGTACGCGCACAAATTGCCCAGATGCCAGATGTTGAATTGCATGAAGCCACCAGCCCCGGTATGCCAGGGGTTGGTTTTAGCTCAGTTACGGCGGCAGGGGTTTCCAAGCGGGCAGCCGCAGCCTGGGTTGCAGCGGAACTTGGACTGAACCTGCGTCACTGTGCAATGGTGGGCGATGGCGAAAACGACCTCGAGCTGATTCGCGCGGCCGGCCTGGGCATTGCCATGGGCAACGCTCCAGAAGTAGTTAAGCAGGCTGCCAATCTGGTAGTGGGCACGGTCGATGAGTGCGGCCTTGAACAGGCTCTAGAAGCTGTTGTTGCACAATCACATCGTGCTTTATTTCACGATAAAACTTGCTCGTGA
- a CDS encoding PhzF family phenazine biosynthesis protein, with protein sequence MSKASHRVPYLLVDAFTEVPGGGNRVALVLDARGLSTEEMQLVAARLGQPQAAFVTDWEGTGFEVRFFAANGEVEFSGHAAVGLALSLLQEGLLPEGVNRLYLRTIGESLTVELSEGRALVQSPSPRFRDPPSWKVLQEFIEVMGANERYLHRGLPYGITFTGLWTLFMPVVAPGLVDALEPDMDRLAALSNELEVATVHVYAPYGPRRFYARTFAPALGIPEDPVTGSPNAALGALLARAGVVPRWEGEVNLTVTQGHRMGGPGQVEVRVEYGPAGNILGVYIGGTAVLAENGVVELGGNLN encoded by the coding sequence ATGTCTAAGGCCAGCCATCGTGTTCCGTATCTTTTGGTGGATGCCTTTACCGAGGTGCCCGGTGGAGGCAACCGGGTGGCCCTGGTTCTGGACGCCCGCGGCCTGAGCACCGAGGAGATGCAGCTCGTAGCCGCCCGGCTGGGGCAGCCCCAGGCAGCCTTCGTTACCGACTGGGAGGGCACAGGCTTTGAGGTGCGCTTCTTTGCGGCCAACGGCGAGGTGGAGTTTAGCGGCCATGCTGCGGTGGGCCTGGCGCTTTCGCTGCTGCAAGAAGGCCTGCTTCCAGAAGGCGTCAACAGGCTCTATTTGCGCACCATTGGGGAGTCGCTCACGGTAGAGCTTTCGGAAGGGCGCGCCCTGGTACAAAGCCCGAGCCCCCGCTTCCGCGACCCACCGTCCTGGAAGGTGCTGCAGGAATTTATCGAGGTCATGGGGGCCAACGAGCGCTACCTGCACCGGGGTTTACCCTACGGCATTACGTTTACCGGCTTGTGGACGCTTTTCATGCCGGTGGTGGCGCCCGGATTGGTGGATGCCCTCGAGCCCGACATGGATAGGCTTGCTGCGCTGTCGAATGAGCTCGAGGTCGCCACCGTCCACGTATATGCCCCCTATGGCCCCCGCCGCTTCTACGCGCGCACCTTCGCCCCCGCCCTGGGCATCCCCGAAGACCCCGTCACCGGCTCTCCCAATGCTGCCCTGGGCGCACTGCTGGCCCGGGCTGGGGTGGTGCCACGCTGGGAAGGCGAGGTTAACCTAACCGTTACCCAGGGGCATCGCATGGGTGGCCCCGGCCAGGTGGAGGTACGGGTGGAGTACGGCCCGGCCGGAAATATTCTGGGGGTGTATATCGGAGGTACGGCGGTGCTGGCCGAAAATGGGGTGGTGGAGCTGGGCGGAAACCTCAACTGA